The following nucleotide sequence is from Echeneis naucrates chromosome 5, fEcheNa1.1, whole genome shotgun sequence.
TCAGAAGCAAAAGTGTTTACCATTTTCACTATGCGCATCATGGAAATGTCATGAGTTTTTCAGGGATTTGGTGACGAATGAAAGAATCTGTAGTTGCAGATGGAAAGTACTCCAATAATACTGTGTGTCCTGGTGATGCCTATTTTGATGTGAAAGCGAACATCTGCAAGCCTTGGACACAGTAAGACCTGTTCAACTTAAAGAATTAAACCACAGTAataactccaaaaaaaaaaaaaaataaataaaaataccccACTGCTTTACATTAACATAAACTGTTTCTGGTCAACAGGTGCAGCACATTAGGACTTGCTGAATTCTTTCCAGGAAACAAAACCCACAATGCAGTTTGTATTGCACGTGGTATGTAGACATGAGAGATATGACACATTTTTGTTATGCTGTACATCAGTATATGATAATACAATTGGAATGAACTAACATAACTGTAATTTGGTGTTCCAGTATTGAATGGAGACATTTTTGTGGCGTTTGGCATTGGCATTGTTTTGCTCTCTGTCAGCATCCTTATATTTGTGTCCCGTGCCTGTATAAAGTACCTAAAGAAGGACAAACCAAGTAAGTAAGCCTTAAAGCTGAATAATAATTCACAGAAATTCATTTCTGtgaattattataatttttcattttttcatcttcatttctttcttttttttcttttgaaaggagcagatttgTGGATTAagatatatttgttttatcatttaacaACACTGGATCAAAGTATTTTGGCATTTGTTTTGGggacataaaaataaactagTGGAAACACAGCTCCAATGCCACAAAAACCGTAAGCAATGGCACTAAGTAATGGCAAAAAGTACTTATTGACATATTCATGCTTCATTGTTGAAGGACACTTTTAATTACCAGTTCGGTCAACTGGCTTTTGAAGTGTTATCGTTTGTTAAATGGAGACCATTTGCTGAGTTGTCATCACACAAACTTAATCCCTTGTAATGCAggttaattattaaaataataaaaatgaaagaggcCATGTTCACAAGAGGGAGAAGAGTCTACATATGACTCTTTGCAAAGCTGCTCAAACAatgtgtgggtgtttgggaTGGTGTTCTTAACACATTGGTTCGTAGAGTTTCACTGACCACCGGTTATTGTCagaaggagctttgtgaacactcccacagaggttaaatacctgggtccgGCTCCACTGttttgtcagactagtgaggactagtcagactgGTGCATTAAGCACTGATGAAGCtcccttggataagaggcaaaacgtccagttgcttttgattcaattgttggccggatatgactatgacctggatgaatgagaatatacacagacgtCACTAGGCTGTACTACCTTCTGTTCAAATACTTTCCTGCCATATTAAAATATCTGATTGGCAAAAAGAGGTATTCTGGCACAGATTTCAAAATATGCTTGTCTGTTCTCTCTGCTTCAGGTAAAAATCCCGTTTTAGCAGTTTCCACCAACACTGACTTTCATCTGTCAAAGGAAGAGAGTGGACTCCAGCTCATCACTCAGGATGATTGCAATGACTGCAAGAGTTTCAGTGAACTTCGTGTCTGAAATGTCTCTCACTTTTGAAAAGAAGATCTGAAATGACATGAGCTGTCTGTTTAGCTACATCTTTAAATGTTGAGGTGATGGTACAATAAATAATCAGAAACTCTGTAAACAGAGTCGGCAGTAAGAGTAAGAAGA
It contains:
- the tnfrsf18 gene encoding tumor necrosis factor receptor superfamily member 18; the protein is MFPLWCSLAVLCAPRWTVGSLRVCNTEQTEVEDQCCDKCPPGTYLKAFCTEHNQTLCNPCEEGYFSDAYTFFDRCEKCQSCSQQYVEKCTLTTNAKCSCSPGFLCSDNVCSDCKKNEDVVGKTPNTTVADGKYSNNTVCPGDAYFDVKANICKPWTQCSTLGLAEFFPGNKTHNAVCIARVLNGDIFVAFGIGIVLLSVSILIFVSRACIKYLKKDKPSKNPVLAVSTNTDFHLSKEESGLQLITQDDCNDCKSFSELRV